In the Deinococcus budaensis genome, one interval contains:
- a CDS encoding NUDIX hydrolase, translating to MGTLALPPQATQVGLAVDIAAFAMHGGELQVLLVQRAELPHARDWALPGGFVQPGEALHEAALRELRTETTVELEPRHLEQFYTFGDPRRDPRGRIVSVAHLAVLGHGTVRVAGGGHTLGAAWFPAHRPPGLAFDHALILARALGRLQVRLEYANLALEFLPETFTLPELQKVYEAILNRPLDKRNFRKRLLAQGLLVASGERRSGVGRPAQLYRRAKGAKAATL from the coding sequence ATGGGGACACTTGCTCTGCCGCCGCAGGCCACCCAGGTCGGCCTGGCGGTGGACATCGCCGCCTTTGCCATGCATGGGGGGGAACTCCAGGTGCTGCTGGTCCAGCGCGCCGAGCTGCCGCACGCCCGCGACTGGGCACTGCCCGGCGGCTTCGTGCAGCCGGGCGAGGCGCTGCACGAGGCGGCGCTGCGCGAGCTGCGCACCGAGACCACGGTGGAACTCGAACCCCGGCACCTCGAGCAGTTCTATACCTTCGGGGACCCCCGCCGCGATCCCCGGGGCCGCATCGTGTCGGTGGCGCATCTGGCGGTGCTGGGGCACGGCACGGTGCGGGTCGCGGGCGGCGGGCACACCCTGGGCGCGGCGTGGTTTCCGGCCCACCGCCCGCCGGGGCTGGCCTTTGACCACGCGCTGATCCTGGCCCGCGCGCTGGGACGCTTGCAGGTGCGGCTGGAATACGCCAACCTCGCCCTGGAATTCCTGCCCGAGACCTTTACTCTCCCCGAGCTGCAAAAAGTCTACGAGGCGATCCTGAACCGCCCGCTGGACAAGCGCAACTTTCGCAAACGCCTGCTGGCCCAGGGGCTGCTGGTCGCCAGCGGCGAGCGCCGCAGCGGGGTGGGGCGGCCCGCCCAGCTCTACCGCCGGGCCAAGGGGGCGAAGGCGGCCACGCTGTAG
- a CDS encoding YbaB/EbfC family nucleoid-associated protein — MDMKKLMKQMQQAQAAAGKIQENLAAQTVEGTASGLVTVTMNGHGKVMGLKIQPEAVDPSDVEALEDLLLVALQDASAKADALQQEATRGLGLPGF; from the coding sequence ATGGACATGAAAAAGCTCATGAAGCAGATGCAGCAGGCCCAGGCGGCGGCGGGCAAGATTCAGGAGAACCTCGCCGCGCAGACGGTCGAGGGCACGGCGAGCGGGCTGGTCACGGTCACCATGAACGGGCACGGCAAGGTCATGGGCCTCAAGATCCAGCCGGAGGCCGTGGACCCCAGCGACGTGGAAGCGCTGGAAGACCTGCTGCTGGTCGCCCTTCAGGACGCCTCGGCCAAGGCCGACGCCCTCCAGCAGGAGGCGACGCGCGGGCTGGGACTGCCCGGCTTCTGA
- the recR gene encoding recombination mediator RecR, giving the protein MKYPPSLVALIRELSRLPGIGPKSAQRLAFHLFEQPREDIERLSAALLAAKRDLHTCPVCFNITDADRCDVCSDPSRDQGVICVVEEPGDVIAIERSGEYRGLYHVLHGVLSPMNGVGPERLHIRPLLPRVQQGMEVILATGTTVEGDATALYLQRLLEPLGAVVSRIAYGLPVGGALEYADEVTLGRALSGRRRVSEGTPAPRLGEDDLDGAAPLAAPH; this is encoded by the coding sequence ATGAAGTATCCGCCCAGCTTGGTCGCCCTGATCCGGGAGCTGTCGCGGCTGCCGGGCATCGGACCGAAAAGTGCGCAGCGGCTGGCCTTTCACCTGTTTGAGCAGCCGCGTGAGGACATCGAGCGGCTCTCTGCGGCGCTCTTGGCGGCCAAGCGCGACCTGCACACCTGCCCGGTGTGCTTCAACATCACCGACGCCGACCGCTGCGACGTGTGCAGCGACCCCTCGCGCGACCAGGGGGTCATCTGCGTGGTCGAGGAACCCGGCGACGTGATCGCCATCGAGCGCAGCGGCGAATACCGGGGGCTGTATCACGTGCTGCACGGGGTCCTGAGTCCGATGAACGGGGTCGGCCCCGAGCGGCTGCATATCCGCCCGCTGCTGCCGCGCGTGCAGCAGGGGATGGAGGTGATCCTGGCGACCGGCACGACCGTCGAGGGCGACGCGACCGCGCTCTACCTCCAGCGGCTGCTCGAACCGCTGGGCGCCGTGGTGAGCCGCATCGCCTACGGGCTGCCGGTGGGCGGCGCGCTGGAGTACGCCGACGAGGTCACGCTGGGCCGCGCACTGAGCGGACGGCGCCGGGTCAGCGAGGGCACGCCCGCCCCCCGCCTGGGCGAGGACGACCTGGACGGCGCGGCCCCGCTGGCGGCTCCCCACTGA